In Mytilus edulis chromosome 3, xbMytEdul2.2, whole genome shotgun sequence, the genomic window ATAATACTTTAAAATGAACAATAAAATCATCTtaaaatgtatatcttttttaatgattttcttctactttgaatataaacaaataatataaatgtacaaaaatcaTCAACATACTAAGCAAGATAAGCTTACAATTGTGTACGTCGACGCGGGTTTCAAAAAACTTGGATCTTTTTATTATTCTGACTTAAGAAATTCATcggattttcatatttttctttgttaGATGCTGAAGTTCACAGTTATCTTGGCTTGCTTGGCCGTTTCTTATGCCAATTTGGGATTAAACGTTGGCAAGAATGGTGGATCTATCGGTGGTTCAATTGGCGGTAAAAGTGTTAAAGGACTTGATAACGGATGGGACCAGAACGGACTTGACAATGGCAACGGATTGTTACACAACGGTATTGACAATGGCAATGGATGGGGCCAAAACGGACACGATAATGGAAATGGATGGGACCAGAACATTCATGACAATGGCAATGGATGGAGCCTTAATGGTCAGGGTAATGGAAACGGTTTAGGACACAACGGACATGAAAATGGCAATGAATGGGGAGAAATCGGACATGAAATCGGAAACGTATGGGGACATAATGGTCTCGACAACGGCAACGAATTGGGTCACAACGGACAAGACAATGGATGGGGAAACAATGGTCTCGACAACGGCTGGGGACAAAATGGTCAAGACGGAAACGAATGGGTCCATAATGGTCAGAACAACGGAAACGATTGGGGAATAAACAACGGCAACGAATGGGGACAGAACGGCCAAGAATGGGGAAACAACGGCCAAGAATGGGGAAACAACGGTCAAGAATGGGGTAACAACGGTAATGAATGGGGACATAACGGCATTGACAATGGTAACGACTGGGGACTTAACAATGGCATCGGCAATGAATTGGACATTGTTGGAGGAAACAGCTTCGGTAGCGTAAGCGGAAAGAACTTCGGTGGATTCGGAAAGAAAGGTTCCTTCGCACCAGACTTAAGTGGAAAAGGAAAGATCATTGGATTCGGAAAGGGATCAGGATCATTTGGACCAGTCTCAAACAAAGGATTTGGTGGATTCGGAAAGAAATCAGGATCATTTGGACCAATCTTGAATAGAGGTATTGGTGGATTCGGAAAGAAATCAGGATTAGTCTTTAATAAAAAATTAGGAGGATACGTACAGAAATCAGGACCATTTGGACCAGTCTTTAATAGAGGATTTGGAGGATACGGAAAGAGGTTCAATACATTTAGACCAGCCTTCGGTAAAAGATTTGGTGGATACGGAAAGAAATCTGGAGGATTTAGAGGAAACTTTGGTAGTTTCGGACCAAGATTCGGAggatatggaaaaaaatatggaGGGTTCGGAAAGAGCTTCGGAGGATTTGGAAAGAAATTCGGAGGGTATGGAAAGAGCTATGGCGGATATGGTAAAAAATTCGGAGGAGTTAAAATTGTCAAGTCCTTTGGTAAGTATTACTGTTAGATGCTACCAATTTGATGAACCAATCAACAAAACATGTCTCATCAGTGATGTTCGTGACACCACTGATTGGAAATCCTAGACTTATTTTgtaaagatttaaataaaatgtagTAATTCGTTTAAAGAGccattatttcactttttttttactgaactGAATTACGTAAAAGTTTAACTACCGAATTCCGATTAAGAGAAATTCAGGAAAGCGCTTCGTACGAAACCAAatctgtaaattttattttatttcatttgtgcAATATT contains:
- the LOC139517033 gene encoding keratin, type I cytoskeletal 9-like; the encoded protein is MLKFTVILACLAVSYANLGLNVGKNGGSIGGSIGGKSVKGLDNGWDQNGLDNGNGLLHNGIDNGNGWGQNGHDNGNGWDQNIHDNGNGWSLNGQGNGNGLGHNGHENGNEWGEIGHEIGNVWGHNGLDNGNELGHNGQDNGWGNNGLDNGWGQNGQDGNEWVHNGQNNGNDWGINNGNEWGQNGQEWGNNGQEWGNNGQEWGNNGNEWGHNGIDNGNDWGLNNGIGNELDIVGGNSFGSVSGKNFGGFGKKGSFAPDLSGKGKIIGFGKGSGSFGPVSNKGFGGFGKKSGSFGPILNRGIGGFGKKSGLVFNKKLGGYVQKSGPFGPVFNRGFGGYGKRFNTFRPAFGKRFGGYGKKSGGFRGNFGSFGPRFGGYGKKYGGFGKSFGGFGKKFGGYGKSYGGYGKKFGGVKIVKSFGGYRRY